The Notamacropus eugenii isolate mMacEug1 chromosome 4, mMacEug1.pri_v2, whole genome shotgun sequence DNA window cctgatattcaagaaccagaggacaaaacagatattgaaagaatccactgatctcctcctgaaagagatccccaaaggaaaattcctaggaatattgtagccaaattccagagttcccaggataagaaaatattgcaagcagccagaaacaatttgagtattatggaaacacaatcaggatgatacaatatctagcagcttctacatttagggatcaaaggacttgggatATGACATTCCAGAGCTCAAAGGAGCTAGGTTTAAAACTAATAACCACCTGcacagcaaaactgattataatatcCCCAGTAATAAGTgttcaaaggataagaacaggcagttttcagagaaataaattaaagctatgtataatcatgaaaaaatgctttaaatcattattgattagagatgcaaatcaaaacagctctgaggtaccacatcatacctatcagattggctaacatgacaaaacaggaagatgataaatattggaaaagatgtgggagaggtggaacattaattcattgttggtgggtctgtgagctaatccaaccattctggagagcaatttggaactatgcccaaagggctacaaacatatgcataccctttgacccagcaatatcccttctagaattgtatcccaaagaaatcataaaaatgggaaagggccccatgggaagtgattgtagaaaactaaaaacaaataaattaattttaaaaaagatcaaatattaaaaaacctgattataatacttcacgggaaaaataatcattcaatgaaatagaagactttcaataattcttgatgaaaagaacagagccgaatagaaaatttgactttcaaacacaagaatcaagagatgtatgaaaaggtaaacaggaaagagaaataataaaggacttactgaagttgaactgtttgcattcctatatggaaagatcaaatttgtaactcttgagacttttctcagtattagggtaactGGAGGGAATTATACGcaaatagacagagggcacagggtgacttgaatgtgaagggatgatatctaaaaaaatagaatcaaggggtgagagaggaatatgttgggaggagaaagggagaaatagagtggggtaaattatctgtagcataaaagaggcaaaaacaagctttttcaatggaggggaggagagggaaggtaagagagagtgaaccttactctcatcagatttggcttaaggaaggaataacatgcacactcaatttggcatgaaaatctatcagactacagaaaaatagagggaaaggaataagcagagggtgggggcatgatagaagggagggcaaataggaggaggggataattagaaacACCTTTGAgcagggacagggtcaaaagagaatagaataaattccgggggaggggggggcaggataggaggaggaaaatatagtctttcacataATGATtgttacagaagtgttttgcatgtctacacatgtataacctatatcaaattgcatggcTTCTGAGTGAggatgggtggtgagggagggagagaagctggaactcaaagttttaaaactgcatgttaaaaattgttttacatgcaactgggagataagacatataggcaatggagtatagaaatctatcttgccctacaagaaagtaagggagaagaggatgggggagataaaggggagggcagactgggggaagggttaatcagaatgcatgccatattggggtgcgggggaggggagagattggaagaaaatttggaactcaaaatcttatggaagtgaatgttgaaaactaaaaataaattaataaaacccGCACAATTTCTTGAAGTAGCACAATTTGTTTTACATTGCTAAATCAATGGGCACCActgttgtttccagttctttattatACATAGTGACACTGTGAATTATTATTCTGATGTTTAtgcagtttttctttttgcaCTCACCTCAAGGAGATATATGCTCACCAGTGGACTCTGTGGGTCAAAGTATATAGGCATTTGAGTCACTTTctctgcataattccaaattgctttccagactgGTTGGTTGTGCTCTAAATACAATGCATACCACATCAACTACTgtcatcttttgccatttttgtcaATAGGTATGAGGTAAGACCTCAGAgtataggcagctagatggcacaattacagtggatagagtgctgggcctgtaaTCAAGATCCTGGGATCAGTTctggcctccgacacttactagctatgtgaccctgggcaaatcaaaaTCCTGTTTGTCaactttttcctcatctataaaatgagctgaagaaaatagttccagtATCCAGTTTCACTCCAGTATCCATGCCAACCAAGCTACCCAAATAGGGATCCAGTTAGCTGGGTAACAGTTCATCCTCTCTCTCAACCtagctctctccctttccttctctccaaaagaaggtaaattttgattgcCAGAAgttgcccttccttccttccatctcccctaaaaccttagacccactgcactctgaagcccatggctGTTTATGGACCCTCCCGGCttacagtgaatgtcaatagCAACAGTTTCTCTTCagaacaacaaccctgaggcacCTGCACCTCTcagagtgatttatctattttttttttcttttctattaaaggggccatcccccggctactttttaaaatagcctgttccctgaatgggcattacctcactttaagtgagtacctgaaaaggccttagcctaaaaaacCAAtatctcccattgcattctgggcggtctccagtcatcctgataaatatctggtcaccggatccagatggctcagcaggagaaagtaagactggtgaccttgcacagtccttcctcactcaaaacaaaatcaagtgcaagtcatgtcatcattttgctgatgtcatggtcctctctgaaaatgaaggatggacataacatctttgccaagcaaaccccagaTAAGATCAGAGATCTCAGAGTAAtatacaattgaaacaactcaacaacaacaaaacctctgggttgttttaatttgtattttctttactATTGTTCATTTGGATCATTCTTTCCTATGGCTgctaatagaattttttttaaaggcctgTTTCTGTCCTTTGACAGGTCTTGGAAAATGACTTTTGACTCGTATGTTTATCAATTTTTGATGTCTTGAATATCAAACttacaaagaaataatttatacaaaGACTTCTCCTCAGCTGTTTTTCTGTTATCCTAAAGACAATTTTATTTATGCTGAAGTTTTTCAAATTGACATAAACAAAATTAACTAATATAATCGTCTTTATTCCTTGCTAAGAATCCAACTCTGGGTCATTACTACGAAAGGCAGGTGAACTGTTCCTTTAAATACTTAGGTCATGGCCGCATTTTGAATTTATGAAATACAGTATGTTGATTTAGTTTCTGTCAGAATGCTTTCCAACTTTCCCAGGCAGTTCTTACCAAATAGGGAGATCTTTCATAGGTAATGTGTTTGGGGAATTATTAAACATATTGCTGAGttccattatttatttttcttccatgtccagtctattccactgatttcattttctttaaataccaaaagacttcatgattactgctttatgaCAGTTTTGAGGTATGGATGTGTATTCCTgcttcatttctacttttttcccccataatTTCCCTTGAATGTtctatttaaattgttctttatttttgtctaaatgttttctttttatatcacctacatttccacCTATACACCTTATATATGTCAAATAATCAGGCTTATACTCTTGGTTTCCATATTGAATTTGGTGCATTTCTGTACAAAATTGTGTTTCAATGGTTTAACTGTTTCCAATTCATATAAAAGTTGGGTCATAACATGTCCGACCTTCACCATTTGTACATTCTTCCTTATTCCCCCcctatatttcttttcctctcaccaaTTAAAACTAAACAAAAGAACAGCAAAACCCAATGCCAATACCACTTGCctcctccactttttttttttttgtctttcctatCTGTGACCCTAGAAGGCTTTGGGATTCTGAAAggtcattctctcttctctcaatacgaaTGCAAGCATTCCATCTCCACTTAGTCACTTCAATTGTTCAAATGTACTTACCTTTCTAGACTTGACTTGATTCCAGATACCTTCTATTCTATTAACAATTGATGTCTTCCCTTGTAGAATTCTGTTATTCAGTGTGTTAcctgtaaatttttattttttagaacaTCACAGTTCAATATTTAACGACAGTATCATTTCACTTGATGTTTGCCTCTGATACacagatctgggcagttttctttttatgatttcttgaaatacagttcCCAGGATATTTGGTCAGTCTTCAGGAAACTAGATGATTCTTACATTCTCTCAccttgacctattttccaggttggttgtttCTGATTATCAATACTTTCCACTTcctgcctccccccacccaacCCCCTCAGTCTTTGGACTTTGTTCTAagatatctttctctctcacgtACTGATTGAACCGTTTCCAAATgcacttcattttttcccccagtttctaTTCTAAGCTAATCTCCTTTTACATTACTTGTCTGAGCTGTCCTTGTCTTTGGTTGTGGCTTCCACTGCTGTAATGAGTGTATAGAAGGCCAGCTTTCCTGCATAGTAACGTATGGTGTCTATTTCTTTCCACTGCTTCTGTTCCGATATGTAGGACTGATGCAGTGTTGGTTTCAAGCCAATTACTAGATGTCCCTAATATGGCTTATTCTCCCTCTGATGTGTTATCACAGAGTACCAACAGGCTTAAGGCACTGATACAGATCATGTTGACTTCCCTGATCAACTTCTTTGTCATCACTCCCAGTCTTCCAGCCACATTTTAGTACAGGCTTAGCCAAGGAGGATGACATTGCAGCTATTTCTCACTGATTTTCTCAATCATTGCATCTGATGCCATTTTACAATGATTCTTTCAGTATATGGGGAAGCTGGGTTCTTCTACTGTCTTTCACATGGCCTTCTTAAGTAGATCTTGTGGAAAGACTTGCAGAAAatgctaaaataataataataataataataataataataataataataataataataataataataataattacctgAGAAGATAGGGTTTGCACTGAAGTTATAAATTAAGAAAGGTTTATTGAATGGAAAGCGAAAACAAGCCAAAGATATATGTAACAGTATTATATAGCTTCAAGGACTTCCAGGATGCAACAGATATTCTGAATCATAAGAATTCAAAGAGCAGTTTTAAGAGAACAGGCTTAATGTTGTCAAGTCATAAAAGTTTCAGTATTTTCTAATGCTTTATTAGTTTACTATCATTGGCATGAAGACTTTTGTTTGCAATCAACAGCAGATTTAATGTGCAGCAGCTTATTAAACTTGAATTAAATTGTATGCAGTACTTATTTTCAGCATCTATAATTTGTGGCTAACGTTCTGCTTTCAAAATTGACATTGATCAATTTTCAACAAGCAGATCTGATAAATGACATGTCTTACCAAATCTGTAAATGAAACAAATCAAGGAGGGAGACATAAGACATGGGATGGCACTCAGGAACCAAAAAAGGTCTTGCAAGGATATAGACCACTGGGTCATATTTACTAAAATGGAATTTAACTgaagtaaatataaagtcttacgattgaattaaaaaacaaagtctATTTCTCAAAACAAAAATGGAGATGGCATGATTCAACAGAAGTTTAtgaaaaatgatctggaaatCTGAATAAACTATAAGCTCAAAACGAGTCTGATTTACAAGTTGCAAAAGCTTATCTTGAATCACATTGAGTAATAACTCAGAAATAAAAAAGTAGTAGTTCTTTACGCAAGTCCCAAGTGAAATACATGTGCAACGCTCAGCGCAGATCTCAGTGCTATGGCTTCAGAAGGGTATTGTTGGACAGCATCCAGTGCAGGCAAAATCATGAGGGTGAAGAGACTTTAGCCAATGTTTATAACAACTTCgggtatttattttggagatggTTTTGGATTGGACTACTACCTCTGTTAAAGTATTTAAAGGACGCATTCTGGATGGCTGATTGCTCTTGCCTGTAAGAACTGCCTCAGGAGCAATGGGTTaattttataaagatgagaatTTAGCCTTATTCTAGGAAAGGACGATTTTATgagttgtccaaaagtagaatggtaAACCACAACAGGTCATGACTTCTCCCATAATTGGAAGTTATCAAAGAAACTAGACAACCACTCATTATGAATGTCCCAGTGGTGAGTTCTTTTAGATATAGGTTGGAtgagatggctgctgaggtctcTTTCACCTCCAAAATTTTCTAATTCTGGATTCTGACTTACATAAACTTCCTAAGCCTtatatagtctttttttcccctccagtaTAAATTCTCTGATTAAAGACCTCCACATGTTCATTACATTTCTACCACTTTCCTCCTGTAAGATTTCTATAATGCTAAATAAGGATTATTCTCTGGCCAAAGGCCTTGTCATTTTCACTGAATTGATAAGGTTTTTCTCTAGCATTAATTATTTGATATTCTGACTTAAGAACTTCCCATATTCATTAAATTCATAAGATTTTTCTCTCCaatatgaattttctgatgttgaTTAAGTCCTGATTTCTGGCAGAAAGTCTTCCCACACTCactgcattcataaggtttttctctggtatgaattctctgatgctgagTAAGTAATCTTTTGCAACGGAAGGCTTTTGGACATTCACTGCATTCAAAAGGtctttctccagtatgaattctctggtgttcAGTCAGGTATGTGCTCCGGCTAAAGTCtcttccacattcattacattcatacggtttttctccagtatgaatcctctgaTGCTGAGCAAGTTGTATTCTATGGcaaaaggccttcccacattcattacattcaaaaggcttttctccagtatgaattacCAGATGTCGAGTGAGTTGTTCTCCCCTTcgaaaggccttcccacattcattacattcataaggtttctctcctgtatgaattctttgatgaagAATAAGGTGTATTTTCTGGTTGAActttttcccacattcattacattcaaaaggtttttctccagtatgaattttctgatgttgagTAAGATGAATTCTCTGgttgaaggccttcccacactcACTGCATTCAtgaggtttttctccagtatgaattcgtCGATGCAAAGCAAGTCTTGAATTCCAAGCAAAGACTTTCCCACATTCAATACATTCATACAATGTCCCTTCAGACTGACCTCTCTGATTTTGTGCATGTTCTGGTCCATGATGGAAGACTTTCCCATATTTATTACATTCATGAGTTTTCTTTCCAGCACAAATATTTTGACTTTCATCAAGTTCTGAAATACATTCATCATGTTCATGAATTTTCTCTCTTAGATGGATTGTCTCAGGCATAGAAAGGGATGAGCTCTCGTTGAAGGCTCTTTCCCATTCCTTGTATTCGTAAGGTTTCTCATCAACATGTTTTTTATTGGCCTCATTAAGACCAGAACTGTGACCAAAGAATTTCTCACATTTATTAGGCTTCCAAAATGTCTTCCTTGAGTAAATCTGACTACACTTACTAGAGTCTGAACATACTCTGAAGACCTTTCTTTGAGCATCACATTGGTGAGAATGTTCTGTTGGAGAAACTCTTTGTTGTTGAAGAAGGATGGAAGATGAACTTAAGCTTCCGTCATATCTGTAACAATCAGGACCTCTCACATTACTGCAAGTTTTGCTTCTAGAGATTTTTATTGTCTTAGCATACTTCTCCTTATTATTTAATTGCTTCCCTAAACTAGAAGAACATTGCCAAAGTCCTCCAAACTTGGAGACGCAGGAAAAATGCTTTGTGATTCCTTCTGGGGATGATTCTTTTAAAGAAATGCCCAGCTTTATGGCTGATTCCTGGGTTTCAGCCCCAGTCTCACAAtctgaaagaaataaataaagtgTCATTATCCCTTGTTCATGTTGCTCTACATTTAATCGTATTTTACTGTCTCTTCCATTAGGAAAAAGAGGCTTTCAAAGTATAAAGTGTAGGATAAATATTAGTGCCTTATCTTCATTTAAGTTCcaactatgtgtcaagcattacACTGGGTGCTGTGTGTACAGAGACAAAGAAGATAGTTCTTTAAGGAGCTTATGCTCTATTAGGGAAACCAACATGACTATGTAAATACAGAGAATATTTTCAAAATGCAAAGGAATTTTGCGGAGCGGGGAATTAGGAGGTAGTGATTGGTTTAGCTAGACTACAGAGTTCACAAATGGGAGACATGATAATCATGGAATGGTATGCTGGAGCTCAGTTTATCCAGATCTTGCCCTTTAACTGTAGGTGTCTCTTAGGGTTCTGTCCACTCGGCCggccttcttcttttctccctctaataCCACTTCATTTGCGGACCCCACCAGTTTCCATGAATTTCATTGTCATTTCTGttgaagattttcaaatttaCCTATCCtgtcctaacctctctgctgaccttcaatcttgcatctccaatcacctttcagacatctctaaagggatgtccagtagatatctcaaactcatcatgtcctaagcagaactcatctttccccctaaaccttcccTCTATCTAATTCCCCTTTTACTGCATTACTGCAGAGGGCAACACTAATCCTCCCATTTCTTAGCCTCACTACCTAGGTGTCATCCTAGACTCTTCACTATCACTcacccctcatatccaatctgttgctaacaCCTACATATTTCACCTTTTCAACATCACTCaaccccctttctctcctttgatgcTGTCCCTATTTGGGGGCAGGCCCTCACCCACCTCAAACCTGGAGTATTCTAATTGCTTGTTGGTCTGCCTTAGACTCCaatccaatccatctttcattcaGCTATCTTTCTAAaccacaggtctgaccatatcacacaCAACCTTCCCAAACACCAGTGGCTTCCTaattgcctccaagatcaaatacaaaattctgtttggcattcaaatcccTTCATAGCCTAGCTCTTTTCTACTTTATTCTAGTCTGTTTTACACTCGACCTTGCCACAGACTTCTATttagtgatactggcctcctgttccatgaacaagacactcttaTCTCTTGGCTCTATCGTTTTCTCTGGCTATTTCCCttacctggaatactctctcctcatctctaactactggcttccttgaagacccagtcaaaattccatcttttagAGGAAGCTTTCTCTAATCCATTAATTCTAGTGTCATCTTTCTTAATTACtgcttatttatcctgtatatagcatgTTTGTGCATAATTGTTTGAATGTCATCTCCCCCATAAGACtatgagctcctcaaggacagggactgtctcttgctttttttttttttttttttgtatccccagcacttagcatggtgccaggcacacagaagatgcttaataaatgtttactgactgctAGAGGCTTTTGACTTCAAACTGCAGCATTTAGCACTGCAAGCTAGAAGTAAAACAGGGAGTCAGTAGAGCTTACTGAGAAGAAAGACATGGTCTGACATAATCTCTAAGAATGTCACTTAGGCAACTATATGTATATAGGCCAAAAAATATAGGTCAGACTTGACTCAGGTCAtttaattaggaagctattgtaatagtccaggtgagaagtacTAATGGCCATGTgagtagaaaaaaacaacaaaaactggaTAGAATGGAATAGACAAGACTCAGCAACTGATCAGTAtgcagaaggaaaaacaaacaagcatttgtttctatatacgtatatatatacacacatgtatatgtatatataacaaaacagtgctttaaaatttttcttatttgattcaaCATTACTGTCCCCACTTTATAGCTGAGATAACGGATACAAgcagaggttacgtgacttgtccagagttacagaGCTAAAACCTCAGTcacagtctgaggctggatttgaacttagttcctcctaactctaggcccagggttctatccagTTCTACCTGGCTGCTAGGGACAAGACTAAATAGGTAAAGATTAATTCTGAGACTATGAATGTAGAAGATCATAAGACTGGTGATAtgttcaaaagaaaaaggagCGTTCAGAAGAAGAATGGAAACATCACTAGGTCTATAacttatatttcaaaaaatctttcATATTGACAGTCAAACACAATGTGCATAAATGGTTCAGTGATTatcttttcaaatgaggaaacaaatctATGGGATATAGTTTCTTGGCCAAAGTTGCAGTGCCAGTAAATGTCAAAACCCGGACTTGAAGCAacaccttctgactccaagcccaaggCTATTTCTATTTCAACCCACTGCAGAACTTTCCTATCAATACTGGATTACATTTGCCTATCACCATTAAGTATTTCACTTGTTATTTTAAGTGAACCTCACCACAAACCTATGAATTGAGGCCTATGATTGTCACCCATTTAAAGATGGGAATTAGCCAagatgaggttaagtgacctgcccagcgTCACGCACTCAGTGAATGAATGAGGCAGGATAGGAAGCTGGGACTGTCCTTCTGggtccaagtccaacactctattttGCCACTGAGCTGCttccacaacaacaaaaatgtaaacCTGTAGCTTACTATAAGTAAACTACTGGATGCAGTTATAAGAGGTAGACTGAGGGATAAGTGAGAGGGATACCCTGTTCATTttaaca harbors:
- the LOC140498848 gene encoding LOW QUALITY PROTEIN: uncharacterized protein (The sequence of the model RefSeq protein was modified relative to this genomic sequence to represent the inferred CDS: inserted 1 base in 1 codon), whose amino-acid sequence is MRHLRASRAFCGRLLLRRLGPPXVRFALSRRHQGPSPASRVSDQALPCKDSALLPRRRRLEKPSMAPVLLAARACQESVTFKDVAIDFTQEEWGHLDSSQKELYREVMLENYSNLVCLGLAACRPDLISHLKQGEAPWVARRDLEADTWADCETGAETQESAIKLGISLKESSPEGITKHFSCVSKFGGLWQCSSSLGKQLNNKEKYAKTIKISRSKTCSNVRGPDCYRYDGSLSSSSILLQQQRVSPTEHSHQCDAQRKVFRVCSDSSKCSQIYSRKTFWKPNKCEKFFGHSSGLNEANKKHVDEKPYEYKEWERAFNESSSLSMPETIHLREKIHEHDECISELDESQNICAGKKTHECNKYGKVFHHGPEHAQNQRGQSEGTLYECIECGKVFAWNSRLALHRRIHTGEKPHECSECGKAFNQRIHLTQHQKIHTGEKPFECNECGKKFNQKIHLILHQRIHTGEKPYECNECGKAFRRGEQLTRHLVIHTGEKPFECNECGKAFCHRIQLAQHQRIHTGEKPYECNECGRDFSRSTYLTEHQRIHTGERPFECSECPKAFRCKRLLTQHQRIHTREKPYECSECGKTFCQKSGLNQHQKIHIGEKNLMNLMNMGSS